The proteins below are encoded in one region of Mycolicibacterium neworleansense:
- a CDS encoding Rv1157c family protein, whose product MSPRKSLKLMFGTAAAIGSTTLLLFSSAVANADPAPLPIDNLQAPGLPAMENLSPIIQQAAADPGGAVQLLMAAAQAFAANKSETAESRNVATAVNHFAAQPVAAPEHVPALGAGNDAHLPMGVDPAHAAGPAPEALPAPAPAPAPEAAPAPAPAPAPEAAPAPGAVPAAATIPAPAPEALPAPAPTPPPGFGPDAPTTQDFMYPSISNGCLKDGGNVLATAISVAGPATIPLPGPKAGQTAYVFTAIGTPGPAAEQKLPLNVTWVNLTTGKSGSATLQPRSDINPEGPTTLTAIADTGSGSIMSTIFGQVTTTEKQCQFMPTIGSTVVP is encoded by the coding sequence ATGTCACCGCGTAAGTCCCTGAAACTGATGTTCGGCACCGCCGCCGCAATCGGGTCCACCACCCTGTTGCTGTTCAGCAGCGCCGTCGCCAATGCCGACCCGGCACCGCTGCCGATCGACAACCTGCAGGCCCCCGGCCTGCCGGCGATGGAGAACCTGAGCCCGATCATCCAGCAGGCTGCGGCCGACCCGGGTGGCGCGGTGCAGCTGCTGATGGCAGCCGCGCAGGCCTTCGCGGCCAACAAGTCGGAAACGGCGGAATCCCGCAACGTCGCGACGGCGGTCAACCACTTCGCAGCACAGCCCGTCGCCGCACCCGAGCATGTTCCCGCTCTGGGTGCCGGCAACGACGCTCACCTGCCGATGGGTGTCGACCCGGCCCATGCGGCCGGGCCGGCCCCTGAGGCACTGCCCGCTCCGGCGCCCGCCCCGGCTCCGGAAGCTGCTCCGGCTCCCGCACCCGCACCGGCTCCCGAAGCGGCGCCCGCGCCCGGGGCTGTTCCGGCGGCGGCCACCATCCCGGCACCTGCTCCTGAAGCTCTGCCGGCCCCGGCCCCCACGCCTCCTCCTGGCTTCGGACCCGATGCCCCGACGACGCAGGACTTCATGTACCCGTCGATCAGCAACGGATGCCTCAAGGACGGCGGAAACGTTCTGGCGACGGCGATTTCAGTGGCCGGCCCGGCCACGATTCCGCTGCCCGGCCCGAAAGCCGGCCAGACCGCGTACGTGTTCACCGCGATCGGCACGCCCGGCCCGGCCGCCGAGCAAAAGCTGCCGCTGAACGTCACGTGGGTGAACCTGACCACCGGCAAGTCCGGCAGCGCGACGCTTCAGCCGCGCTCGGACATCAACCCCGAAGGGCCGACCACGCTGACCGCCATCGCCGACACCGGCTCCGGCAGCATCATGTCGACGATCTTCGGCCAGGTCACCACGACCGAGAAGCAGTGCCAGTTCATGCCCACCATCGGATCCACGGTGGTGCCCTGA
- a CDS encoding DUF1059 domain-containing protein, translated as MAKTHLNCPCGEAISGTDEDDLVEKAQAHLAQQHPGREYDREMILFMAY; from the coding sequence ATGGCGAAGACACATCTGAACTGCCCTTGTGGCGAAGCGATCAGCGGGACCGACGAGGACGACCTGGTGGAGAAGGCACAGGCCCATCTGGCCCAGCAGCACCCCGGGCGTGAGTACGACCGCGAAATGATCCTCTTCATGGCCTACTAG
- a CDS encoding HhH-GPD-type base excision DNA repair protein, producing the protein MGKLQLVQDPEADALLESNPFALLVGMLLDQQIPMETAFAGPKKIADRLGGVDAREIADYNPDAFIELVSQTPAIHRFPGSMGKRVQDLARAIVDEYDGDVTALWTGGDPDGKEVLRRLKRLPGFGDQKARIFLALLGKQYGVTPKGWREAAGDYGAAGSFMSVADVVDPGSLQKVRTYKKQMKAAAKEAKAAKS; encoded by the coding sequence GTGGGAAAACTGCAGCTAGTCCAAGATCCGGAGGCCGACGCTCTGCTGGAGTCCAACCCGTTCGCGCTCTTGGTCGGGATGTTGTTGGACCAGCAGATCCCGATGGAGACGGCGTTCGCCGGGCCCAAGAAGATCGCCGACCGTCTCGGTGGCGTCGATGCGCGCGAGATCGCCGACTACAACCCGGACGCATTCATCGAGCTGGTGTCGCAAACCCCTGCCATCCACCGGTTTCCGGGGTCGATGGGCAAGCGGGTGCAGGACCTCGCGCGGGCCATCGTCGACGAGTACGACGGTGACGTGACGGCGCTGTGGACCGGCGGCGATCCGGACGGCAAAGAGGTGCTGCGCCGGCTCAAACGGCTGCCCGGGTTCGGTGATCAGAAGGCCCGGATCTTCTTGGCGCTGTTGGGCAAGCAGTACGGTGTGACACCGAAGGGCTGGCGTGAGGCGGCAGGGGATTACGGCGCGGCGGGCAGTTTCATGTCGGTGGCCGACGTGGTGGATCCCGGGTCGTTGCAGAAGGTCCGCACGTACAAGAAGCAGATGAAGGCCGCCGCGAAAGAAGCCAAGGCCGCCAAGTCTTGA
- a CDS encoding limonene-1,2-epoxide hydrolase family protein, which yields MTPEQSVRAELEAWSTLDVEQIVAPFAPDAVWVAQSTVTLRGIEEIRVAVTDWVARITFAELRLVNIATNGDVVLTERVDAFTFTDGKKIELPVMGAFEVADGKITGWRDYYDPGAHG from the coding sequence GTGACCCCAGAACAGTCGGTGCGTGCCGAACTCGAAGCATGGTCGACCCTGGACGTCGAGCAGATCGTGGCACCGTTTGCGCCGGACGCCGTCTGGGTTGCCCAGAGCACGGTGACCTTGCGCGGCATCGAAGAGATCCGGGTGGCGGTGACCGACTGGGTTGCCCGGATAACGTTCGCCGAGCTTCGGCTGGTCAACATCGCGACCAACGGCGACGTCGTGCTGACCGAGCGGGTCGACGCCTTCACCTTCACCGACGGCAAGAAGATCGAGTTGCCCGTCATGGGTGCGTTCGAGGTGGCGGACGGCAAGATCACGGGGTGGCGTGACTACTACGACCCGGGCGCGCACGGCTGA
- a CDS encoding DUF732 domain-containing protein — protein sequence MDMRRVVALLFAAVATAIALAAPAGAIPDQGTPEFDNYMQGLERNGFHLNPDTAWRVAHQACMGGIPGYISWELAAQGVLGPGSEQRVYDVARKYACPVQ from the coding sequence ATGGACATGAGACGCGTCGTTGCACTTCTATTTGCAGCGGTGGCTACCGCGATTGCCTTGGCGGCCCCGGCCGGCGCCATTCCCGATCAGGGCACGCCGGAGTTCGACAACTACATGCAGGGCCTGGAACGCAACGGCTTCCACCTGAATCCCGACACTGCATGGCGCGTCGCGCACCAGGCCTGCATGGGCGGCATCCCGGGATACATCAGTTGGGAGCTGGCTGCCCAGGGCGTTCTCGGTCCGGGTTCGGAGCAGCGTGTGTACGACGTGGCCAGAAAGTACGCCTGCCCCGTTCAATAG
- a CDS encoding sensor histidine kinase: MSGEVAVALALALILAAVAAVVVVRTRRVVATPTERAVHAALHTAAQAARALRQGLDTESAQTAAPYLRELTGTAGLALFDDDAALLARDHDDESIWQSGTVDVCADTARESISAGRRVLHTARSTAVVAQPLLTEGGEVLGALVVLTPAGPGPGMLGAVGEVARYAASQLELAELDASRARLDRAEVLALRAQISPHFIYNALNTIASFVRTDPDRARELILEFADFTRYSFRAAGQYTTLADELRNIDRYLTLERARFGPNLKVRLQVAPEVLNVVVPFLALQPLVENAVRHGLAGTGGGSVEIVARDAGTECVITVEDDGAGMDPERLRAGPGDALADRTGESAHVGLTNVDHRLRAAFGNDYGLVVETAVGAGTKVVMRVPKFRSGVRASGGAFG, encoded by the coding sequence ATGTCCGGCGAAGTTGCAGTCGCGCTGGCCCTGGCGCTGATCCTGGCGGCGGTCGCCGCCGTCGTCGTGGTGCGCACCCGAAGAGTGGTCGCCACCCCCACCGAACGCGCCGTGCACGCCGCGCTGCACACCGCCGCCCAGGCCGCACGCGCGCTGCGGCAGGGCCTGGACACCGAATCCGCCCAGACCGCCGCGCCCTACCTGCGCGAGCTCACCGGCACCGCCGGCCTGGCCCTGTTCGATGACGACGCGGCGCTGCTTGCCCGCGATCATGACGACGAGTCGATCTGGCAGTCCGGGACCGTCGACGTCTGCGCCGACACCGCACGGGAGTCGATAAGCGCCGGGCGCCGGGTCCTGCACACGGCACGTTCGACGGCGGTCGTGGCCCAGCCGCTGCTGACCGAGGGTGGTGAGGTGCTCGGCGCCCTGGTCGTGCTGACACCGGCCGGCCCCGGCCCGGGCATGCTCGGCGCGGTCGGCGAGGTGGCCCGCTACGCGGCCAGCCAGCTCGAGCTCGCCGAGCTCGACGCGTCGCGCGCCCGTTTGGATCGGGCTGAGGTGCTGGCACTGCGCGCCCAGATCAGTCCGCACTTCATCTACAACGCGCTCAACACGATTGCGTCGTTTGTCCGCACCGACCCCGACCGGGCCCGCGAACTGATCCTCGAATTCGCCGACTTCACCCGCTACTCGTTCCGCGCGGCCGGGCAGTACACCACGCTGGCCGACGAGCTGCGCAACATCGACCGCTACCTCACCCTGGAGCGCGCACGATTCGGCCCCAACCTGAAGGTGCGGCTGCAGGTGGCACCCGAGGTCCTCAACGTCGTGGTGCCGTTTCTGGCGCTACAACCCTTGGTGGAGAACGCGGTACGGCACGGGCTGGCCGGGACCGGCGGCGGATCGGTGGAGATCGTCGCGCGCGACGCCGGCACCGAATGCGTGATCACCGTCGAAGACGACGGCGCAGGCATGGACCCGGAGCGGCTGCGCGCCGGGCCCGGCGACGCGTTGGCCGACCGCACCGGCGAATCGGCCCATGTCGGGCTGACCAATGTGGACCATCGGCTGCGCGCGGCATTCGGCAACGACTACGGTCTGGTGGTCGAGACAGCGGTCGGTGCCGGCACCAAAGTGGTGATGCGCGTGCCGAAGTTCCGCTCGGGAGTGCGAGCCAGCGGAGGTGCGTTCGGATGA
- a CDS encoding LytR/AlgR family response regulator transcription factor has translation MSSGLTVLAVDDEAPALDELAYLLGRHPDIGEVHTASDATSALRELNQHAIDAVFLDINMPGLSGIELAGVLANYTNRPAVVFVTAHEDKAVAAFDVGAVDYLLKPIRQNRLDEAVRRVASAAPKAAAEPAGPAQSEDRDWNVVPAELGGITHLVPRDSIGWVEAEGDYARLHSATGAHLVRIPLSTLETRWRDHGFQRIHRSYLVSLRQVTGLRTADGAVLVRLRANGSSPAVELPVSRRQARELRDRLVRDPMRNLKPAGTDE, from the coding sequence ATGAGTTCTGGCCTGACCGTGCTCGCCGTCGACGACGAGGCACCCGCACTCGACGAGCTGGCCTACCTGCTGGGCCGGCATCCCGACATCGGCGAGGTCCACACCGCATCCGACGCCACCTCGGCGCTGCGCGAACTCAACCAGCACGCCATCGACGCGGTGTTCCTCGACATCAACATGCCCGGCCTGTCGGGCATCGAATTGGCCGGTGTGCTGGCCAATTACACGAACCGGCCCGCCGTGGTGTTCGTGACCGCCCACGAGGACAAGGCCGTGGCCGCCTTCGACGTCGGCGCCGTCGACTACCTGCTCAAGCCGATCCGGCAGAACCGCCTCGACGAGGCCGTGCGCCGGGTCGCCTCCGCGGCGCCGAAAGCCGCCGCCGAACCGGCCGGACCGGCACAGTCCGAGGACCGGGACTGGAATGTGGTCCCCGCCGAGCTGGGCGGTATCACCCACCTGGTGCCCCGCGACAGCATCGGCTGGGTCGAGGCCGAGGGCGACTATGCCCGGCTGCACTCGGCCACCGGCGCCCATCTGGTCCGAATCCCGTTGAGCACCTTGGAAACCCGTTGGCGCGACCACGGATTCCAGCGAATCCACCGGTCCTACCTGGTGTCACTGCGACAGGTCACCGGACTCCGCACCGCCGACGGCGCGGTGCTGGTCCGGCTGCGCGCCAACGGATCCTCCCCCGCCGTGGAACTGCCGGTGAGCCGACGTCAGGCCCGCGAACTGCGCGACCGGTTGGTCCGCGACCCGATGCGCAATCTCAAGCCGGCGGGCACCGATGAGTGA